The stretch of DNA CGAATACCTTAAGGAACGACTGATAGTTCGATCCCTCGTGCATTTCGCTGTCAACATCGGCGGTTGATTGTGTATCACTCATAGCGGATCCTCGGATCGAGATAGGTGTATAGGATGTCTACGATGAAGTTGACCGTCGTGAACAGGAACGCCGTAACTAGCAGGACGCCCTGTAAGATCAGGAAGTCTCGATTTAGAACACCGTTCAGGGCGAGACGTCCGAATCCAGGAAGCGCGAAGATCTCCTCGATGACGATTGAGCCGCCGAGCAAGTAGCCCAAGTTGATCCCGATGATCGTCACCGTGGGGATGAGCGCGTTCATGATGGAATGTTTGTTGTGGATTAGTGCGGGGACGAGTCCCTTGGCAGTTGCGACCTCGACGTACTGTTGGTCCATCACCTCGAGCAAACTCGAGCGCATATACCGCATTACGATCGCCGCCTGAGCCGTCCCGAGCGCGATCCAGGGAAGGATCAGATATCGAATTCCCTCGATAGGGTACGCTAAGGGAGAAACAAAACCGGAGGCCGGCAGTACCCGAAGATACTCCGCGAACACCAAAATTAGGAGAATTCCGAGGAAGAAATTCGGGATTGCGATCCCCGAATACGCGACGACGGTCGCCCCGGAATCGAACTTCGTGTTTCGGCGGGTGGCGGAGATGATGCCGGCCGGAATGCCGATGAGGATGGACACTAAGAGAGCGCCACCAGCCAGCCAGAGAGTCACTGGAAGCGTCTGGACGATGAGATCGCTAACGGGTTGTCCATACATTATCGACGTCCCGAGGTCCCCGGTCAAAACGTCCCCCAGCCAGTTGAAGTATCGGACATACAACGGCTGGTCGAGACCGAGATCCTCGCGGACCATCTGAACCTGTTCTTCCGTGGCTTCCGTCCCGAGCATCGTCCGGACGGGGTCACCACCAGCCACATTGATCAGCAGAAATGCGATCAGCGTTACGCCGAACAGGACAGGGACGTACTGGGCAATTCTCTTGACGATGTAGCGTTTCATTTTCCAAAATGTCAGTTATTTAGAGAGGTGTCGTGGAAACTCGTGAGGTTCGCGATTTCCAATTCGTACCCTTCGACCTCCGTGCGGTATGCGACGGATTCGTTGTCGAAGTAGAGGTACGTCATCGGGACCTCCTCTTGAACGATCTCCTCAATTTCACCGTAAATATCCGCTCTGGCATCCAGATCCGTCTCTGAACGCCCCTCTTCGAGGAGTTCGTCGACCCGGTCGTTTTCGAAACCCCAGTGGTTCCACGGCCCTTCAGAATGGTACTGTCTGTAGTACCATCCGTCTGGATCCACGCGACCGCTCCACGATCCGATCGCCATTTCGTAGTCATTGTTGACCCAGACCTCGTCGAGCCAGGTCGAGAAGTCGAGTTCGACGACCTCGACATCGAACCCGAGGTCGGAGAGGTGTCCCTGGATCAGTGTCGCAGCGTCCGCACCGGGCCCCGGAGTTCGCGAAACTTTGATCGAAGTTTCGACATCATTCGGATCGACTCCCGCCTCATCGAGTAACTTGTGAGCGTGGTCCAGATCCTGAGTCGGAGCGGGACCGGGATCGATCCTATTCACCCATTCACTCGCGGGCGGGATTGGATGATGAACCGGTTCGCCGTGTCCGAAGAGGACGCCTCGAACGATGTCGTCTCTGCTGATCGCATGGCTTACGGCGCGTCGGACACGCGCGTCGTCGAATGGCGCCTCGTTGCCGTTGAACCAATAGCCCTGATTGAAAAGGCCAGTCTCCGTCGCTACCTCCGTTTCGCTGTTTTCGGAGAGGCCTTCGATATCCTGGTACGGAACGCTCTCCAAGACATGCGTGTCGCCCACCTCAAGTGCCGTCAGTCGGGCTGCCGGCTCGGGGACGATACCGAATTCCACGTCTTCCAGGTTTGGCACGCCGTCGACATGGTAGTCGTCGAATGCTTCAATCTCGACACCCTGATTGATCGTCCAGTCCACGAACGAGAACGGTCCCGTTCCGACCGGGTGCTCCTGCAGGTCCACCTCTTCCGCTGCTCCTTCGGGAATGATTTCTACGGACTCCGCGAAGGCGGTCAACATCGGTGCGAACGGCTCGTCGAGTTCGAATCGAACTGTGTACTCGTCGACAGCCTCGACGTTCTCGACTCGGGTAAAGTTCGCCGCACGTGGCGAGCCAACGTCCGGATCCATCACGCGCTCGAACGTGTACACCACGTCGGTAGCCGTCATTTCGCCACCGATCGGCTCGTGGAACTGAACGTCCTCCTTGATCGAGATCGTGTATTCGGTCTCGTCATCGCTGATCTCGTAGTCTGTGGCGAGCAGCGGTTCCGGCTCGAGGTCGGCGTTGAGCCGAAAGAGGCCCTCGACGATGTTTTCTAGCACGCGCTGGGCCCTGTTGATGGTGGTCAGATGCGGATCGAAGTTCTCGGGGTCGTCAGGGAACGTAACGAAAAGGGCCTGTCCATCCCCGCTCCCACCAATACCCTTCCGGGGTTCCGCGTCACCCTCGCTACACCCTGCAAGTGCCGCTCCGAGAGCAATCCCAGAGATAGCGCGCAAAGTGCTACGCCTATCGAGGCCGATGTCATTGCTATCGCTTTGCATACTTCGGATACTGAACTGGATTGGATCATTATAAAACTATCGAGGACGAGGGATCAAAACCGGCTATCTTCTAAACGAAATTGCAACCAACACCTTATTTGTAGAGGAGATATTCGGAATTAGACTCGAAGAATCGGTTTCCTTCGTCGTTCCATGCCTCTACGATGCGATCGATTGCGACGCGAAGGTTGGCGCCGTTTCTGACATCCTGCGTGGCGATCCGTAACTCGGGTCCGCCAGTAAGATCGTCGATCAGGTATCCGCCGTTGATTTGAACCCAGGCACACTCGGCGTATTCGTAAAATGCGGTGAGAATCATAGTGACGCCAACTCTGATCGGATCGAACACTTCGCGATCGAGAACGTGAACTTGCACACCCTCCACATCCGATCGCTCGTGCTTCGAAAACAGAGGGGTGAAATGTGCGGATCGAAACTTCACACCAGGCGGATTCATGTCGTTTAGCATCGCTGCGAAGGTCGTTGCACCGATCCAGGGTGCACCGACTAATTCGAAGGGGTTTGTTGTTCCGCGCCCTTCTGAGAGGGTCGTCGCCTCGAAGAGACACGTTCCGGGATAAACCAGCGCGGTCATCAAAGACGGCATGTTCGGAGACGGCGGGACCCAGGTCAACTCGAGGTCGTCGAACCACCGTTCGCGGGACCAACCTTCCATCTCGATTACTGTGAGATCCGCATCCAACTCCATCTCACTCGCGAAGTAGCGTCCGAGTTCGCCGACTGTCATACCGTGGAGTATCGGGAGGGGACTTCCGGTCGGTTGCTGAGTGAGCGTGCCTGCAGGACCGAGCGGGGCGATGGGATTGGGTCGATCGAGCACAGTAACAGGGGTATCAGCCTTCGCCGCCTCAGTGAGGACGTGCCCGAGTGTTCGCGCAAACGTCGAGAAACAGGTACCGACCTCCTGTATGTCGTAAATTAATCGATCGAGTTGCGCTATCTGCTCGACTGTCGTTCCGTTCGGCCCTCCATTTCGGCCGTTTCCTTGTGATGTGAGATCGTACACCGGAAATCCCGTTTTCTCGTCGATGTGCTCGGTTATCGCATCCTGTGAGTGTTCGTTGCCACGGATACCGTGAGTCGGTCCGAACAGCGCTTCGAGTTGGACGACGTCGCTCTCGTTCAGCAAGTCAATAGTCGATTCAAGATCAGCCGTAACTCCGGACGGATTGGTGACGAGCCCGACTGTTGGCTCCTCCCGACCACGATCCGCATCGAGAAACACTTCGACCCCTAAGGTAACCATTCTACTAAATTAGTCTATGAGCATTGCAAATAAACGCTTCTACTATTACAATTCTACGCCCCGAAGCCACTCGACATGCTCATCGGTCATCAGCGAATGATTGTACACGTGGACGGCAGCCGGGTTTTCGTCGAGCACTGAATCGATTGCACTCATCCACCTCGATTGATCGTTCCAGAGGGCAGGGTCCACCGTGATTCCCGCTTCGGTTCGTATCCCCGTCCGCTCACGGATCCGCCGAACTCGCCCGTCCGTAACCGCTGAATCATCCGAATAATACAGCGCCGTAACCGAGTCTAAGTGGGGTGCGATTCGCTCGAGGTGAACCCCGGCCCATCGTCCGTCGTCAACCCCTCTGCCCAACCCGTCCGCAACGTAGTAGTTCAGTGGAACTCGGCCGCTGCTCGCCGCGAGGTCTGAAACGAGTTCAGTGACAGTATCTTGCCTGAACGCGAACAAATCATTCAGACAGTGATGTTCGTCTATTAGATCCACGAGAGAAGTATCGGAAGGGCCGGTCACGCTATTCAACGACCGTGAAAGGAGGTCCCGAACCAGCTCTGCTGTCGGCTCGAGATCGAAGTCGGCTCGTTCTTGACACGCATCACAGAAACACTGTGAGAGCAATACCTGACTCAGATCGTCACTCGCAGCGAAGTTCTTCAGGTGACCGAACGACTCGCCGTGAGGATGAAACGCTGTTGGATACCCTATCGATTCGAGGTCGATCCGACTCACACCGTAGTCGGCGAGCATCCGGACGATCTCTGCTAGATACGCCCGGACAGCCGGATGGCTGGGGCAGAGGCCGTGCTCATGTACCGTTCCGAAGGGGCCGACGGGTCGGTACTCGGGGTTTTCATTCGCCAATCGAGAGCTGTGCAAGCACACGGTCCAAGCGGACACGTCCAAGTCGACAGCGGTTGCGACGGCAATTACCTCACGAAGCGGGTCGGATAGTCCGGCCACCTCACATACCGGAGGGTCGATGCTGGAGTCGAAGAAATCGTCTTTCTTCGGTCGGAAGAAGCACCCTCCGGGCGTATCCGTAAAAGGATTTGATCCCGATCGTGGGTTGAGCGTCCTGATCGAGTGATACTGGGCGGCGACGTTGATACGGTCGACGCCGGTGTCTACTAGCTCCTGGCAGGTTCTTTCTAACCCTTTTTCCTGAAGTGCCCACGGGTACGCCCAGACACACTTCATTTGAAACCCCCATTGTTACGCGATCGCGTCCTCCCCGTACTCTCTCCTCCGTTCATGCGTCAAGACGATACTCTTCGACCTTGGACTCATCGACCGTGATCCCCAAGCCGGGGCCAGTGGGAACCGGGTACGCCCCGTTTTGAACCTCGAAGGGATCCACAAGTACGTAATCCTCCCATCCGTAATACACGGAATCAGGTGCCATATCGATAGCAGCGGTGGAACCAACGAGATGAAGCATCGCAGCGGTCTTGATTCCGAGGTCGAACCCACAGTGATGCGAGACCGACACGCCCGCTGCTTCAGCTTCTGCGGCTTGCCCTCGTGCCGCTGAGAGACCGCCAGCAGGAACAAGATCGATGACGGCAGCGTCGATGGCATCCGCCTTTAACAGTTGTCGAAGGTTGCCGTTGAAGTACGTGTCTTCGTTTACGCCAATCGGCGTACGCGTCCGGGAACGGAGCGACGCGTAACTTCCGAAAGTTTCCGTTCGGATCGGTTGTTCGATGTACTCTAGGAGAATTCCGCGGTTTTCTAGTCTGGTAAGCGCACGGACGGCCTCGGTCATCGTCCACCCCTGATTCGGATCGAGACGAAAATCGAGTTCGCCGTCAACGGCGTCGTGCATCGCCGCCAACCGCTCAACATCCACGTTCCAGTCCGGCCCCGCTTTCGTTTTCAAGGAAGTGAACCCTGCGTCAGCAGCTTGCTGGGCGTGAACTGCAGATTTCTCGGGAGAAAGGATCCCCAGACAAAACGCAACGTCGACCTCGTCAGTTACCCTCCCGCCGAGTAGCTCCGATATCGGCGCGTCGTTTTTCTTCCCGAGAGCATCCCATACAGCGGTATCAACCGCGCCCAAAAAGGGGTCAATTCGAACGTAGGGATAATAGAACTCCTCGAGGACCGCGTGCGCATTCTCGATCGACTCCCCGATTAGTTTCGGCGCAATAACGTCCTCGAGTACCGTTTTCGTGACGCTGGCCGATTTGAGCGCGACCAACATCTCACCCCAACCGAGGATTCTCTCGTCCGTTTCCAGACGAACGAGAACCCGATCCACAGATTCGACCTGGTCGTGGTTGCTGACGTACGGTGCCAATCCGAGTTCCGCTTCAAGGGGGGCGACACCCATTCGTACCGGGATCGCCTCTAGGTCCGTGATGGTCATACTGCCAATGCTCGTGGCATTCTATATCAATCCTTTTGTCGGACCAGATACACAACGTCGGAAAGCCACTCCAGACTCTGTTCGATAGAGTTGAAACGCAGCTCAGGAATGAGCGATTCGAAGATCAATGATATTCGCGGTACTTTTCACCTGTTGAGAGGCTGTATCTATCTGGTCGATACTACCGCTAGCACCAGCGATTCCGATGGCGGCGACGGCTTTCCCGCTCTCGTTTTTGACTGCTGTTCCAATGCTCGTGACACCGGGTAAACGGCCACCGACATCGATCGCGAGACCGCGTTCGCGAACCTCAGCGAGAACCGTGTGCAACTCACCCGGATCGGAAATAGTGGAATCAGTGCGTTCAGGAAGACCAAAACGATCGATGATCTCGTCAATCTCCTCGTCAGAAAGATACGCCATATACGCCTGGCCAACGCCGGAAGTATGGAGTGGAATCCGCTTTCCTGGACGGAGGTCGACCGGTACCGCCCCATCGTCGGACGAAACGTAAAGCATGACTCCCACGCCATTCTCTTCAGTAAGAAGAAATGCCGTCTGACCGGTCTCCGAAGCGAGCTGGTCCAGTTCGTCCTGTGCTGGCAAGTACGCTTCACGGGTTCGACGCGCGTAATCTCCAATATCCAGGAATCGCAGTCCGACGTGATACTGATGCCCCTGCTTGATGACGTAACCACGTTTCTGAAGCGTCGAAATATGATTGTGGACCGTACTGGCTGGTAACCCGACGGCATCGGCGATTTCAGTGAGTCGCGCCCCGTTGAGTTGCCGCAACGTTTCGATAATGTCCAGGGATCGGGCCGTCGTTTTGACGGTATTTCCTTCGTTCTGGGGCATGTTTTTCGTTATCAACACTCTATACTAGTTCGTAATAACTGTTTCCCTAGAATGACCCTTCGACGAACGTACTTTTCAGCATGTCTGAAATCGCATCCAGAAGATTACATCGGTACGTCTGTAATTTCTCAACGGAGAAATACGATGGATTGGATTTCAGGTAGCTCGTTCGAAGGTTCCAAATGTACCTGATAGCGGTTGAAACACCTGTTTAGTCGTCCGAACGGTCTTAGATAGCTTGCTTGGAGACTCGACAGAATTACCACTCTTTTGAAATATCCCGAGCCAAGGAACACCTTGCCACCACGTCTGATTTCGCTTGTCCGATCTAACCGGAGATATTATTCTAAGGGAAAGGTACTCTCGTAACGTCGGATGAAAAATAGAAACTGATGCTGCACCGGCTAGTATTGAACCCTTTTCGCAGACAATTGTCGACGAGCGGCCGGAGTTCCGCTTCGGCGTTCAATCTCAGAGTAGATACCATACGTGGGAATGACTCAGAGGGGCAAAAATAGCACGGTCCGTTGAAGCGACGTGCCGTCGGATCGATGCGCGCGAACGTCTCGCGGCATTCGTGCCCACGACGATACGAATCGCGATGTGCTTGGGATCCGTACCCACGATGCGTTCGCTGTTACGAAACGGTGTCGTTCACAACGGCTGATAGGAACGTGGTAGGGAATCGCATATACCGACAGTTGTTTACAGACGTACGAGTGTATACTTCGAGTCTAACGATTGCATCGGATACATCTCCGTCGGTCGGAGAGTCGTTTCGTCTCAGCGAACGGCGGTCTTTCTTCGCCCCTTATCGACGGGAAAATATAGCGAATCCATTATATACCCGGTGTCCGTAGCGGATGCGTATGAAAGGAGACGAAAGCGATGGACGATCGATTAAATCGGACGAAACCCTGTTCGCTATCGTCGAATCACTTCGGGAGAGCGAGGGCGCCGGAGTGACGGAACTGGCGGACAGGCTCGACCTGGCCAAGAGTACGGTGCACAAACACCTCGTGGGCCTCGAGCGACACGGGTACGTCGTCAACGAGGACGGTCGTTACCGCCTCGGACTGCAGTTTTTCAACGTCGGCGTCTCCGTTCGGAACCAGTTCGAGGTCTACCACGCGGCCAAAGAGCGGATCGATCAGTTGGCCTTCGACGTCGACGAGACGGTGTGGCTCATCGTTCCCGAGAACGGCATGGGAATGTTCCTCTACGGGGTCCCGCGGAGCGAGTCGTTCTCGTTCGATTCGACGATCGGGAACTGGGTTCCGCTCCACGCCAACTCGGCGGGCAAAGCGATCCTGGCACACCTGCCGGAACGCGAGGTTCTGGAGACCATCGATCGACACGGGCTGCCTACCAGGACCGAGAACACGATAACCGACCGGGACGCGCTGTTCGAGGAACTCGAGCGCGTCCGCGAGCGCGGGTACGCGGTAAACTATCAGGAAGACCTGCGCGGGCTGCACGCCCTGGCAACGCCGGTGATCCGCGACGGGCGGCCGATCGCGGCGGTCGCGATCGCCGGCGCCGCGAACCGGCTCACGGAGGAACGCATCGAAGGGGAACTCTCCGAACCGCTGCTCGAGGCGGTCGACGACATCGAACTCCGCCTGGTGTACGGGTAGCCCGCGGCTCGAACGCGAATCGCCGTTGGATCAGGGGAGCAGTTCGGGGCGAACCGCCAGGAACAGCGCGGCGGCGAAGAGGTACGTCGAGCCGATGAACAGCGGGACGGCGCGGTCGGCCGCGAGCCCGACGACGACGCAGGCGATCACGGCGCCGAGGGGGAAGACGCCCGCGAGGGCCGCTCGAGGAGGGAGCACACCCACGACGCTCGAGCAGGCGAGCAGTGCGACCGCGGCGACGACGAAGACCCAGGCGACGGGGCGGGCGGCGTCCGGACCGACGACGACGGGGATCGTCCGCTTCGGAACGCGCCGGTCGTGGTCGTAGTCGAGCAGGTCGAGCAGGACGTTGATCCCCGCGAGCAACACCAGGAAGACGGCCGCAATCGCGACGATCGACGCCGATACCGAACCGGTCTGGGTCGCGTAGCCGCCAGCCGTAGCGAGGGCGATTCCGATCGGGTAGTCGAGGGTCCCGGTGGCGGGGGCGGCGTCGAGGTGAGGCGCGTGCAGCAGGCCGAGGGCGACGAGCGGCGCGGTGAGCGCGGCTGGGTCGGGACCGACGGCCGCCCAGAGGAACGCGACGCAGCAGGCGAAGGCGGCGCTCGCGGCGACGATCGCGACTCGGATCTCGGTCGGCGCGAGAGGATTGTCGGCGTCCTCTCCCCTGACGTAGTAATCGACGTAGCCGTCCTTGAGGTGAGCGACGTAGACGGCCAGCCCGATCGCGAGTGCGTGGACGGCCGCCGTCGGGACCGCCGCGTCGCCGGCGAGGGACGCGCCGAACAGCGACATCGCGACCCCCGGCAGGAGGAACACCGGCTGGACGTGCGCGACGAGCCCTCGAGTCGTCCGGCGAAGCCGCGTTCGACGCGAGCGTTCGTGCACGCTTACCCGTGAGCTGCCGAGGGTCATAATTGGTCCCGTTCGGCGGCACCTCGAGGGAATGTTCGACACGGGGAATCGCTGTCCAGTACCGTCCGTCAAACCGTAGCTTATCATAATAATTAATACCCTCGGTAGCCCGTCTCACACATACGCGACCAGACCGATGAAGTACATCAATATGTTCGAGCGAACCGTCCGGTGTCACTCGGCGAAGACGGCGCTCGTGACCGACGACGGGCGGTCGATGACGTACGGCGAACTAGACGAGCGAACGACCCGACTTGCGAACGCGCTGAACGAACGCGTCCCGGATCGACGCATCGCAACGCTCGCCCTCACAGGACCGCTCGCAATCGAGACGATGTTCGCGAGCCAGAAGCGAGGGATCGCGAACGTGCAGCTTCCGTTCCGCGACAGCCCCGGCGCCCTCGCGTCGATGCTCGAGCCGACGGGGGCGGCGATTCTGCTGTTCGACGACGCGAACGCCGAGAAGGCCCTCGAGGTGCTCGACCGCACGGCGATCCAGACGGGGATCCACGCGGGCGAGAAGGCGATCGATCGCGCGAGCGTCGAGGACTACGAGGACGTGATCGCGAACGCGTCGACGGACCCAGTCAAGCCCGATTCAGCGTATGAACACGGCATCTTCTACACGAGTGGAACCACGAGCACGCCGAAGGGGGTGCTGTTCGACCAGGAGCAGATGTGGTACGGTGCGATGCAGGTCGTCATGGAGATGTCCATCGTAGAGACGGACACCGCGCTCGTCACGACGCCCTGGTACCACATGGTGACGACCGACGCGTGGATCCTCCCGCACGTTATGGCCGGTGCGACGATGGTCGTACAGTCCGACTTCGAACCGGACGAGGCGCTTCGCCTCATCCGGGACTACGACGTGACGGGGATGCTCGCCGTCCCGACGCAGCTCCACGTGCTGGCCGACACGCAGGCGGCCGAGGGGTACGACGTCGACACCCTCTCGTACATCCGGACGGGCGGCTCGATCGTGACCGAGCGGCTCGTGGAGAAGGCCTCAGAGCACCTGACCGAGGGCGTGTACAACACCTACGGGCTGACCGAGGGCGGCCCGAACCTCACCTTCGCCCACCCGTCGCTGCAGGACGACCACACCGGGACGATCGGAAAGGAGTCGTTCACGTGGGAGCTTCGGGTCGTCGAGGCTGCAGATCCGGACGAGGATCCCGACCCGACGACGACCGTCGAGCCGGGCGAGATCGGCGAGATCATCGCCCGCGGGCCGGGCATGAGCGACGGCTACCTGGACCATCCCGAGGAGAACGAGCGAACGTACGTCGATGGTTGGCTCCGGACGGGCGACTGCGCGGAACTCGACGAGGACGGCTACCTCTACATCGTCGGCCGCGTCGACAACATGATCGTCAGCGGCGGAGAGAACGTCTACCCCGAGGAGGTCGAGGACGTCCTCGAGTCCCACGAAGCGATCGAGAAGGCTGTCGTTGTCGGCCTCGAGGACGAACAATGGGGTCACCGCGTCGCGTGCGTCGTCCACGCGAACGGGTCCGACGACATCGACATCGAGGCTCTCGACCGATTCTGTGAGGACAACGACGAATTGGCCAACTTCAAGCGACCGCGCGAGTACGCGGTAACGGACGAACCGCTCCCGCGAACTGACACGGGAACGATCGAGCGGGCGACGGTCTACGAGAATTTCTTCGACGCGTAAGCGATCGATAAAACCCCGGCCACAGCCCGTCCCTCGTTATATGCTGTCCCAGTAGACGAGGGCGCTACCGTCGGAAAAACCACTGTCCGACGTCTACGCCGTCACCCTGTAGGACGGCGGATCGACCCGCTACCGAGATGGAACGCACCGTCCGCCGTCTCGAGACCGTATCTGTGGGAAAACGTTTTCACACGCTGATTCGACTACCACTGTATGGTCGTGACGAGCCTATTCGATCCTAGCGGAATCGCCGTCGTAGGGGCCTCAGCAACGCCCGGAAAGATCGGTTACGAAGCGATGCGCAACGCCGTCGAGTTCGACGGACCGGTGTACCCGGTCAACCCGTCGGCGGAGGGGACCGTGTTCGACCGGGAGTTCGTATCTTCCGTGACCGATATCGAGGACGACGTCGTAGACCTCGCACTGCTGTGCGTGCCGGCGACGGTCGTCCCGGACGTCGTCGAGGAGTGCGGCGAGGCGGGGATCGGCGGCGCCGTCATCTTCGCCGGCGGCTTCGCCGAGGCGGGCGCGGAGGGCGAGCGGTTGCAGCGGCGACTGATCGAAGCCGCGACCGACGGCGACGTCCACCTGCTCGGGCCGAACACGAGCGGTTTCCTGCTTCCCTCGGAGAACCTGTACGCGACGTTCGCGACCGACGTCGAGACAATCCCCGCGGGGAACGTTGCAATCGTCGCCCAGAGCGGCGGCCTCGCCTACGCCCTCGCCTTCCGCGCGGAGAACGAGGGGCTCGGCGTCTCCGCGATGGTCGGCCTCGGCAACCGCGCCAACGTCGGCTTCCAGGAGGCGATCGAGCACTTCGACGCGGACGACCGAACGGACGCCATCCTGCTGCACGTCGAGGGGACCGACGACGCGCGCGGCCTCCTCGAGACCTGTCGCGCGGTCGAAACACCGGTTGTCGCCTACAACGTCGGCGAGCAGGACGTCGGCGACTTCGCCGAATCCCACACGGGCGCGCTGACCGGGCGATACGAGCTGTACGAAGCCGGCTTCGCCCAGTACGGCGTCCCGACGATCCGCTCGAGCCAGGAACTGCTCGACGCGGGGAAAGCCTTCTCCACCTGCCCGCTCCCCGACGGCCCGAACGTCGGCGTCGTCACCGCGCAAGCGGGACCGGGGATCGCTATCACCGACCGCCTGAAAGCCGCCGGAGCGGAGTTCCCGGCGCTCACCGACGAGACGCAGGAGGCCGTCGAGGAGATCCTCCCCGGGATGACCTACTCTGCGAACCCCGTCGACACCGGGCGGCCGATGCCCGAGTTCGGCGACGTCGTCGCGGCCGTCGCGCGCGACAAGAACGTGGATATCGTCCTGGTCTACGAACTGTACGAGCGAGCGCTGGGATACCCGACCGAGACCCTCGAGGAGCTCGTGGACGAGGTCGACAAGCCGATCGTCTTCGCAACCGGCGGCCCCGAAGCCGTGCTGGCCGACGAACTCGCCGGGCTCGAGTCGCTCGAGATCCCGACCTTCCGGACGCCCGAGCGGGGTGCCGATGCCGCCGCAGCCCTCGTGCAGCACGCGCTGCGAAACGCCGATCCGGACGCGACCGCCGCGGTCGAGGGGGTGAGTCGATGACCGATTCCGACGCGGCCGAGACGACTGATGCGATCGAATCGGCGCTCGCGGAGGACCGGTCCGCGCTGACCGAGTCCGAGGCGAAGGGGCTGGTGGCCGACCGCGGCCTCTCGGTTCCCGACGGCGAGACCGTCGACTCGCCGGACGAGGCGGTCGAGACTGCCGAGCGAATCGGCCACCCGGTCGTCGCGAAGGTCGCCTCGCCGGC from Natronorubrum halophilum encodes:
- a CDS encoding UbiA family prenyltransferase, translated to MHERSRRTRLRRTTRGLVAHVQPVFLLPGVAMSLFGASLAGDAAVPTAAVHALAIGLAVYVAHLKDGYVDYYVRGEDADNPLAPTEIRVAIVAASAAFACCVAFLWAAVGPDPAALTAPLVALGLLHAPHLDAAPATGTLDYPIGIALATAGGYATQTGSVSASIVAIAAVFLVLLAGINVLLDLLDYDHDRRVPKRTIPVVVGPDAARPVAWVFVVAAVALLACSSVVGVLPPRAALAGVFPLGAVIACVVVGLAADRAVPLFIGSTYLFAAALFLAVRPELLP
- a CDS encoding class I adenylate-forming enzyme family protein, which produces MKYINMFERTVRCHSAKTALVTDDGRSMTYGELDERTTRLANALNERVPDRRIATLALTGPLAIETMFASQKRGIANVQLPFRDSPGALASMLEPTGAAILLFDDANAEKALEVLDRTAIQTGIHAGEKAIDRASVEDYEDVIANASTDPVKPDSAYEHGIFYTSGTTSTPKGVLFDQEQMWYGAMQVVMEMSIVETDTALVTTPWYHMVTTDAWILPHVMAGATMVVQSDFEPDEALRLIRDYDVTGMLAVPTQLHVLADTQAAEGYDVDTLSYIRTGGSIVTERLVEKASEHLTEGVYNTYGLTEGGPNLTFAHPSLQDDHTGTIGKESFTWELRVVEAADPDEDPDPTTTVEPGEIGEIIARGPGMSDGYLDHPEENERTYVDGWLRTGDCAELDEDGYLYIVGRVDNMIVSGGENVYPEEVEDVLESHEAIEKAVVVGLEDEQWGHRVACVVHANGSDDIDIEALDRFCEDNDELANFKRPREYAVTDEPLPRTDTGTIERATVYENFFDA
- a CDS encoding CoA-binding protein — its product is MVVTSLFDPSGIAVVGASATPGKIGYEAMRNAVEFDGPVYPVNPSAEGTVFDREFVSSVTDIEDDVVDLALLCVPATVVPDVVEECGEAGIGGAVIFAGGFAEAGAEGERLQRRLIEAATDGDVHLLGPNTSGFLLPSENLYATFATDVETIPAGNVAIVAQSGGLAYALAFRAENEGLGVSAMVGLGNRANVGFQEAIEHFDADDRTDAILLHVEGTDDARGLLETCRAVETPVVAYNVGEQDVGDFAESHTGALTGRYELYEAGFAQYGVPTIRSSQELLDAGKAFSTCPLPDGPNVGVVTAQAGPGIAITDRLKAAGAEFPALTDETQEAVEEILPGMTYSANPVDTGRPMPEFGDVVAAVARDKNVDIVLVYELYERALGYPTETLEELVDEVDKPIVFATGGPEAVLADELAGLESLEIPTFRTPERGADAAAALVQHALRNADPDATAAVEGVSR